The bacterium genome includes the window GGTTGACGGACCCCCTGTGCATTATCTCTTGAACGGCTCCTTCACTCATGGCGATTACGGCATTGGTAATAACATTCATCAGGTTCCTATCGCCGCCATCTATGACAAGAAGCATTGCTTTTGCCAGCAGGGCATCGCCGGAGAGGACACTTGCCGAATTCCCGAAAAGCTTGTTAGCGGTTGGCTTGCCGCGTCTTGAAGAGGTTTCGTCAATCACATCGTCATGAATAAGTGTAGCTGTATGAAGAAGTTCCATCGCTGCGCTGCAATGCACTACCTGCTTAAAGGGATAATCTTTACCGACCGATAAGGCAGATAAAGCAAGGGCGGTGGGGCGGAGGCGTTTGCCGCCTGCCAACAAAACATGTTGAGCAATATCCGCTACTTCAGGGAGAAGTGACGCGACCTCTTGATTGAGCAGCAGATCGATAGCCTGCAGCTCATTACGTATCAGTTTGAGCACTTCATCCAGCGCTTCATTTGGGGCAACTTTCAAGCGAGTTGCGTCGGACATGGTTTAACTCCCCAGTGGATGCATACTGCTCCCCATGCCAGATCGACCACATGAATATCGGTCAACCCGGCATCGCGCATTTTCTCAGCCAATTCTTCACGGTCAGGAAAATTCGTTACCGAGTTGGGCAAATAGGAATAGGCCTCTTTTCGGCTGAACAACCCTCCCAATAAGGGCAATATCTTATAAAAATAAAATCCATAGGCTAATGACATCGGTTTGAACTTCGGCTTAGCCATATCAATGCAGACAACTCTGCCGCCTGGCCGTACAACTCTTGTCATTTCTCGAAAAGCCGCATTTATATCCGGCACATTGCGGATACCCCAACCGACTGTCGCGCATGCAAAGTGATCGCTGGGAAGCGGTAAACATAGGGCATCCCCTAAAGCAAGACTAACGTTTCGAATGCTGTACTTTAAGCTGACTTTTCGCCGAGCTAGTTCTAGCATTGGAAGGCAAAAGTCGATGCCGATCACTTGCCCTTGCCGTCCAACTGCTTGTGCTAAAGCAATCGCTAAATCACCTGTACCGCTGCAAACATCGAGAACCGCTTCGCCTGGTTGTGGGTTTGCATAAGATACAGCTAACCGTCGCCATCGGTGGTGTAAGCGCAGACTGATTATTGAATTCATAAGGTCATAACGATGAGCAATTTGCCCGAACATATGTCGGATTTGCCAGCTGCGATCACCTTCGACTATGGTCTTCTCATCCTGCATTCAGGCCACCTTGAAAGCGCCAACTTACATAAATTTCTGAAAATATAATACCCTACTGTTTACTACGTAATTTATGCGGATTTAAAGCAGCTCGCTCGGCGAAAACCAGATTGCGAGTTCACGGACCGCTGCATCGGAGTCAGCAGCAGTATGAACTACGTTCGATTCGATTGTCAGAGAATAATCGCCTCGAATTGTTCCAGGGGCAGCGTCTTTTGGGTTGGTCGCGCCGCTCATCTGCCTTACGATCCCAATTACATTAGGAGCTTCGAGCGCCATTGCAACGATAGGGCCGCTTGTTAAGAAGTTGACGACATCTTCAAAAAAGCCTTTACCTCGATGCTCGGCATAGTGCGTTTCAACCTGTTCACGAGGAGCATTTAGCAGCTTCATTCCAACCAGACGTATCTGTCGCTGCTCGAACATAGTGACGATACGACCGACAAGCCCGCGCTCAACGCCATCGGGTTTAATTAACACCAGTGTTCTTTCAATTACAGCCATGCGTTCTCCCTATTTAGTTACAGTAAGTTATTCTAAAGATTGTACCCAAGTTTATTGGCTTAAAGAAGCGGACAAGCTAAGTTCCAGAAGCGTTTAAATATAGAAAGCAGGTAAATATCTCGTTCTTTTACTGGTTTGGAACCAAAATTTCAATAAGGGGGTCATAATAGAAGGAGAAGTTGTTGCAAAGCGAGAATTGTAATATCAGCAAATGTTTGGCTATTCATGCAGCTTGAGAATGAGTAAGCCAATATGATGTTGTCCCGATACTCTTTCGAGGTGTAAGATGCAACGCTCAAAAGCTATTCGTGGTTTCACTTTAATCGAACTTTTAGTTGTAATATGAAAAATTGGCTTAACAAAGGAGTATTTTTAATGAAGAAAAATCTAGCTTTCACTTTGATAGAGCTGCTTGTAGTCATCGCAATTATTGTTATTCTTGCGGCAATTTTATTCCCTGTTTTTGCGGCAGCTCGCGAAAAGGCGCGTCAAGTGACCTGTATCTCGAACGAAGGTCAGATTGGCAAGGCGATCATGGCGTATATAGGCGATTGGAATGACACCTATCCAAGAAGTAGGTTTTGCACTGGCACTAACTATACGAGTGGTCCAGATAACTACACCGCTAACAAAGCCTACAACTGGCGTCGGGCGATTTGGTCTTATATTAAGAACTATGATTCACGCTCATGCCCCTCTAATAAATGGGCAATGAAAAAGCAGATATATCCCGGTTATTGGTCGTCATTCCAGAACGAAGGTGGATGTGAGTCGAACAAATTTTATCCAAAAGATCAGTGGATCCCCAATAGCTATGCCTATAATGGCGATTTCTTCCATGAGCGCCTTGGGGTGAGGAAAATGGCTCAGATGACTGCAACGGCAAGCTTGATTTTGTTGCTGGAGTGTCGCATGTGGTGGACCGATATTCAGATTAGCCAGCCGCAAAGCAACGGGCCTAGCGCATTTGATTCGGGTTTGCCGGATGGTTTAGGTAACAAACCGCCGCCCATTCCGGGCCTTAACATTCACTCCTCTGGAGTATTGAATTATGCTTTTGCGGATGGTCATGTCAAAGCGATGAAACTAAGAGCGACCGCTTATCCGACCCAAATGTACACATCAGAAGTTAGCGACCAAGTTGCCTTCCAAGGTTACATCGAAACTTGGTTAAGTCTTTATCCGGAATATAGGTAAAAGCGTAGCTTTAGAGATAAAAGGCAGGGCATCTTTGATGTCCTGCCTTTTTGTTTAGGTATAGTGACTAATTAGAGGTGAACGAGGATGAGCGTGGAGAAGTTATCTCGGTTGCGATTTAAAAATGTTGGCGTCGTGTCGAGTGATATGAAATTCGAGTATCACGATAAGAATTGCTTCTATGTTGAAACCCATGACAGGTGGTCGACGAATTGGGGGGAAGAATATAGTTACCCATATCTATTTGAAGCTCGCAATGATGAGATAGTCGATCCTCCAAGCGGAATGCGTTCAGCAGTTCCATTGGGCGGATTGGGTTCCGGTACAGTTGAACTGCGCGCTGATGGAAGTTTGTGTGACTGGAATATATTCAATAATTCTCCTGCCGGCGGGGGAGGGAAGGTTCAACTTAAAGAAGCTCTATTTGGCCTTCGAACAAAGATAGCGGGCGAAAATCCAAATGCTTGGGCAATTCGAACTCACGCGCCTGAGGGACTTCCTTCAATTGAGCAGTTAGAGTATTCCGGAGCCTTTCCTGTAAGCAGATTGCGGTTGGTTGATTCAGCCTTGCCGATAGAGGCAGAGCTTTACGCCTATGGCGAATTCCGGATGACCGATACGGAAGAATGCACCACCCCCGCAGTCATATTTAGCTTCAAATTGAATAATCCTGGCGCAAGCGAAGTTGAAACCTCTCTCCTCTTTAACCTTCCAAACCACATAAAGGGCAAATGGTCATCCGGCCGTGGTCTTACTCTTACTTCAGAGGGCGCTGAGCCGACAAGCGGCACGATGGCCCTGAGGTCGGTTGGAGAGGATACATCTACCACCTGCGAAACAGGCTCAACGCTGCAAAGCCTCTGGTCAGTGTTTGTCGAAAAGGGTTCTTTTGGTAATAGAAAAGTAGAGAGTGAAGGGGAGCATGGCGCAATAGCGGTTGAATTAAAACTGGCGCAGGGTGAGAGCCGGATGGTGAGCTTTGTCATGAGCTGGCTTTTGCCTCACAGAACTCATGCAGGAGAAGTAGTCGGCAACTATTACTCTAGCCTTTATACAAGCGCTGATGATGTGAGTGAAGATGTAATCGGGCGTATCTCTGAGGATTTGGAAGGCATCCTTGAGTGGCAGACGGCTTGCTTTGATAATTCACTTCCTGAATGGCTTCAAGATTCGCTTATCAACAGCCCTGCTACAGTGTACAAGACTGGTTTTTGGATGAATGCTTCATTTTATACTGATGATATAGGCTGGCGGCAGTTCGAGTCGTTCTCATGCCCGAATGTGAGCCCTGTCCATATCGATTTTTACCGAAGCATTCCCTATATTCTTTTCTTCCCTGAGCTATATATAAGCCTGCTTAAAGGTTATGCTGCCTTCCAGTGTGAGGATGGCTATATTTGTGAAGATTTAGGCGATAACCATGACCTTAAAAGCTCAACTTCAAAACGCATGATGGGAGATGGCTGTACGGGCTTTCTTTTAGGACTTTACGCCCAATACAAATGGACGGGCGATAGTGAGCTGCTTGTAGAGTTGTGGCCTAATGCGAAGAGAGCTGCACAGTGGCAAATTGAGCGTTCAAAAGATTTCGGCCTGCCTCACAACCTTAATAACACCTACGATTGGTGGGAATTCGAAAACAAAGAGGTGGTGGCATATAATGCATTTATTCATCTGGCGGCAATGCTCGCGGCTGAGAAAATGGCGCTTCTTGAAGGTGATACCAAGTTCGCGAAGGTATGTAGAGACTGCTTCGATACCTCTAAGCAAGCCGTTTCTGAAAAGCTTTGGACAGGAAGCTGTTTCCGTGCCTGGTGGTTTAAGGATCAGCCTGCTTCCGAAGCGCTCCATGCCGATACCCTCTATGGCCAACTGTGGGCGTTCCTTTTGGATTTGGGACTAGTTTATGATGCGGATCAAATGATACGGCACCTTTCTGCAGAGCAGGAACGAAATGATAGCCACCATGGCTTGAAAGTCTTGCAGGGTGACGACCAGGATACAAGCTATCGCGATAATAAAATATGGGAGGCTGGTTCGCTCGATTGGTGCTCTCTTAATCTTTTCCTAGGCGTTGAGGCAGATAAATCGCTAGGAATGGCAGAGAAGCTTATCAATAAGTGGCGCGAGAAATTGAATGATCAGTGGGATTATAAAGACCTAAGCGCAGGGGAGGATGGTTATCCTTGGTGCAATTCCCACTATGGTCGTCAACTCATCATGTGGGCAATCCCCATGGCGCTCTCAGGACAACAGTTCTCTGCCTCGGAGAGATCGCTCAAGTTAAACCCAAGAAAGGGGAAATTGCCCTTCTTTACTCCTTTTGGCAGTGGAGTTGTAGAGACGCTTGAAGACGACAAATATAAATTCACAGTCCTTACCGGGTATCTGGATATTGACACACTTGAAATTGGCGAAAAGACTTTAGCCGTTACCTCGCTAATCGAGGTAGGGCAATCAGTTATCCTGTAAACCCTTTAATTATTGATGTTCTATATCCATAGCACGCTTTGAACGAGACCCGTGTCAGTTCAAATTCACTCTGAATCAAGCTTTTTAATAAATTTTCGAAAAGTTAATCAAAAAAGTGTCCGCTTTTGCCCTCCTAAAGCGTATATATATGCAGCAACGGTTGGTTGAAGTTTGTTTTAAATGGAGGAAGCGATGTTAGACAGTATGTGGTCGGCAGAGCTTGCATGTCTTAGGCATTTAGTTCCGTCACAAGTTGAAGAGAATTCGTTGAAAGATGCGCTATTATTTATCAAATCGACGGACAAAAAAGCTGCAAAGCGTATTGCTGAGCGTTGGTATGTTGAAACCTTATTGAGAGCTCTCTACTCGGTGAGGAAAGATTCATGAGATTAACGCAATAGGTGCGCTTTTGAATGTTTATTTGGAGGAAGGGATGGTGAATTAACACTGTCCCTTTAATTATTTGAGGCTAAAGACGAAAAAGGTGTTTAGCAAGTGCTGCCAGGCTTTAGTAGCGTGATAGTTGACAAAACGCCTGTAATATTACCTAGAGCGTGTGAGTTATCGAACATTACCTTACTTGCCGGATACGGCTTTTGGATTTGATGAGGCCACAAAGTATATTCAGGAATGCGCGCAGCATTACTCTCAGGCTTATGGTGTGCCGATTGAACACCCAGCGGTCCATCTTGCGGCCGTCAGCGCTTACCAGTACAAGAATGCCCTTAAGTACGACCCATTGCTGGTCGTTGATGTTGAATCGGTTTCGCATGATCGGGATTGGGTCGTGGGCTACCGCAATAATCTTCTCCACATGATGCTCCGCAAGATATTTGCTGAATTCGATATGGCCAACTATGATCTCTATCCAAAAGACTTTTGGGAGCGATATGACAGGGTGTTGGACTGGTATAACCAGGAAATCGCCA containing:
- a CDS encoding DUF1559 domain-containing protein, whose protein sequence is MKKNLAFTLIELLVVIAIIVILAAILFPVFAAAREKARQVTCISNEGQIGKAIMAYIGDWNDTYPRSRFCTGTNYTSGPDNYTANKAYNWRRAIWSYIKNYDSRSCPSNKWAMKKQIYPGYWSSFQNEGGCESNKFYPKDQWIPNSYAYNGDFFHERLGVRKMAQMTATASLILLLECRMWWTDIQISQPQSNGPSAFDSGLPDGLGNKPPPIPGLNIHSSGVLNYAFADGHVKAMKLRATAYPTQMYTSEVSDQVAFQGYIETWLSLYPEYR
- a CDS encoding polyprenyl synthetase family protein; translated protein: MSDATRLKVAPNEALDEVLKLIRNELQAIDLLLNQEVASLLPEVADIAQHVLLAGGKRLRPTALALSALSVGKDYPFKQVVHCSAAMELLHTATLIHDDVIDETSSRRGKPTANKLFGNSASVLSGDALLAKAMLLVIDGGDRNLMNVITNAVIAMSEGAVQEIMHRGSVNLSEEHYFEVVKRKTASFVSACCCAGALIAGADEATAECLSSYGFHVGIAFQVVDDLLDYLGDPSKTGKSIGTDFIEGNATLPLIYLMKNGHSDKAKRLFSGRERPEALTELALLIQTSGSADYSMDIAAQHIITATNKLKMLPESPACEGLKSIAQFTISREI
- the ubiE gene encoding bifunctional demethylmenaquinone methyltransferase/2-methoxy-6-polyprenyl-1,4-benzoquinol methylase UbiE; the encoded protein is MQDEKTIVEGDRSWQIRHMFGQIAHRYDLMNSIISLRLHHRWRRLAVSYANPQPGEAVLDVCSGTGDLAIALAQAVGRQGQVIGIDFCLPMLELARRKVSLKYSIRNVSLALGDALCLPLPSDHFACATVGWGIRNVPDINAAFREMTRVVRPGGRVVCIDMAKPKFKPMSLAYGFYFYKILPLLGGLFSRKEAYSYLPNSVTNFPDREELAEKMRDAGLTDIHVVDLAWGAVCIHWGVKPCPTQLA
- a CDS encoding GH116 family glycosyl-hydrolase translates to MSVEKLSRLRFKNVGVVSSDMKFEYHDKNCFYVETHDRWSTNWGEEYSYPYLFEARNDEIVDPPSGMRSAVPLGGLGSGTVELRADGSLCDWNIFNNSPAGGGGKVQLKEALFGLRTKIAGENPNAWAIRTHAPEGLPSIEQLEYSGAFPVSRLRLVDSALPIEAELYAYGEFRMTDTEECTTPAVIFSFKLNNPGASEVETSLLFNLPNHIKGKWSSGRGLTLTSEGAEPTSGTMALRSVGEDTSTTCETGSTLQSLWSVFVEKGSFGNRKVESEGEHGAIAVELKLAQGESRMVSFVMSWLLPHRTHAGEVVGNYYSSLYTSADDVSEDVIGRISEDLEGILEWQTACFDNSLPEWLQDSLINSPATVYKTGFWMNASFYTDDIGWRQFESFSCPNVSPVHIDFYRSIPYILFFPELYISLLKGYAAFQCEDGYICEDLGDNHDLKSSTSKRMMGDGCTGFLLGLYAQYKWTGDSELLVELWPNAKRAAQWQIERSKDFGLPHNLNNTYDWWEFENKEVVAYNAFIHLAAMLAAEKMALLEGDTKFAKVCRDCFDTSKQAVSEKLWTGSCFRAWWFKDQPASEALHADTLYGQLWAFLLDLGLVYDADQMIRHLSAEQERNDSHHGLKVLQGDDQDTSYRDNKIWEAGSLDWCSLNLFLGVEADKSLGMAEKLINKWREKLNDQWDYKDLSAGEDGYPWCNSHYGRQLIMWAIPMALSGQQFSASERSLKLNPRKGKLPFFTPFGSGVVETLEDDKYKFTVLTGYLDIDTLEIGEKTLAVTSLIEVGQSVIL
- the ndk gene encoding nucleoside-diphosphate kinase; amino-acid sequence: MERTLVLIKPDGVERGLVGRIVTMFEQRQIRLVGMKLLNAPREQVETHYAEHRGKGFFEDVVNFLTSGPIVAMALEAPNVIGIVRQMSGATNPKDAAPGTIRGDYSLTIESNVVHTAADSDAAVRELAIWFSPSELL